Proteins from a single region of Candidatus Methylarchaceae archaeon HK02M2:
- a CDS encoding pantetheine-phosphate adenylyltransferase has translation MTFKYKKVAVGGTFDNLHLGHRVLLRVAFNNGKSIIIGVSSDNFARRLGKNLNHDLPLRVKLLKKFLDSEFPNRYKICVLEDYFGPIATKANIDAIVVSEETASKAEMANELRIDKGLKPLKIIIIDTVLADDGLPISSTRIKSGEIDVEGHIIKSH, from the coding sequence ATGACTTTCAAGTATAAGAAAGTCGCAGTAGGAGGTACATTCGATAACCTTCACCTCGGACACAGGGTCTTGCTGAGAGTTGCATTTAATAATGGGAAATCGATTATTATTGGAGTTTCATCAGATAACTTTGCAAGAAGATTAGGTAAGAACTTAAATCATGATCTTCCTTTACGGGTTAAGCTTCTGAAAAAATTTCTGGATTCCGAATTTCCTAATAGATATAAGATATGCGTATTAGAAGATTACTTTGGACCCATTGCAACCAAAGCAAATATCGATGCGATAGTTGTAAGTGAAGAGACAGCCAGCAAGGCAGAAATGGCCAATGAATTGCGAATAGATAAAGGCTTGAAACCGTTGAAGATAATTATAATCGATACTGTTTTAGCAGATGATGGTCTGCCAATCTCATCGACTCGAATCAAGTCTGGTGAGATAGACGTAGAAGGACATATAATAAAATCACATTAA
- the map gene encoding type II methionyl aminopeptidase, which produces MNVPQDYFKAGRIASRVCKEMVKKVSKGNKVLDICNNVENMIKRLGGDPAFPCNVCINNVAAHYTAETDDESVIHDGDVVKIDVGVHVNGYIADTAFTISFNPDYDELVMATKDVLYEAISMIRGGVKVGDIGRVIENGARKRGFQPISNLSGHLLKQYCIHGGISIPNVWVANTPSLRAYEVYAIEPFLTTLDGTGMVKDDKRKMIYSLIGRKKIGDKNLDFLTEEIWRRFKTLPFANRWLTDVIEKDEIKKMITKLVENKILRGYPVLLEASGKYVAQFEKTVVPTESGAMVTTDY; this is translated from the coding sequence GTGAACGTTCCTCAAGATTACTTCAAAGCTGGCAGAATAGCCTCCAGAGTTTGTAAGGAGATGGTAAAAAAAGTCTCCAAAGGAAACAAAGTCCTTGACATATGCAATAATGTTGAGAATATGATAAAAAGGCTAGGGGGAGATCCAGCATTTCCATGTAATGTGTGCATCAATAATGTCGCCGCTCATTATACTGCCGAGACGGATGATGAGAGTGTAATTCATGATGGAGATGTTGTGAAGATAGATGTAGGCGTTCATGTAAATGGTTATATTGCTGATACAGCTTTTACGATATCCTTTAACCCTGATTATGATGAATTAGTGATGGCTACTAAGGATGTTTTGTATGAAGCAATAAGTATGATACGTGGGGGCGTAAAGGTTGGTGATATAGGGCGTGTGATTGAAAATGGTGCTCGTAAAAGGGGTTTTCAACCAATCTCAAACCTTAGTGGCCATCTTTTAAAGCAGTACTGTATTCATGGAGGTATTTCGATACCTAATGTATGGGTCGCCAATACTCCATCTTTAAGGGCTTATGAAGTATATGCAATTGAACCTTTCTTGACAACTTTGGATGGAACAGGTATGGTCAAGGATGATAAACGAAAAATGATTTACTCGTTGATCGGTAGGAAAAAAATCGGCGATAAGAATTTAGACTTCTTGACAGAGGAAATATGGAGGCGCTTCAAGACCCTGCCTTTTGCTAATAGATGGTTGACAGATGTAATTGAAAAAGATGAGATAAAAAAAATGATAACAAAACTTGTTGAGAATAAAATATTGAGAGGATACCCAGTTCTATTGGAGGCTTCGGGA
- a CDS encoding tryptophan--tRNA ligase: MSQDEREFVVTPWEVRGEVDYEKLIRDFGTSIITDEILERIRKHTGDLHPLLKRKIFFSHRDFDWILNRYEAGEKFFLYTGRGPSGHTHLGHLIPWIFTKYLQEEFDVELYFQMTDDEKFLHDPKLSLDEATGYAYENALDVIACGFDPKKTFIFIDTEYAKTLYKIATKFAKHVTFSTVKAAFGFDVSTNIGLIFFPSIQAAPCFFPSVLKGKNTPCLIPAAIDQSVYWRVARDVAPKLSFYKPAEIHSKFFPSLMKGGKMSASEPESAIFTVDSPELAESKIMNAFTGGQATIKEQKEKGGNPEICPIYHYYSILFEWDEKKMAEIYENCKNGCLICGDDKQRLAEKVRSFLIEHQKKREKARDIIDDFILRDPS; encoded by the coding sequence ATGTCACAAGATGAACGAGAATTTGTTGTAACTCCTTGGGAAGTTAGGGGAGAGGTAGACTATGAAAAGCTAATAAGAGATTTTGGAACATCGATCATAACAGATGAAATTCTTGAAAGAATCAGAAAGCATACAGGCGATTTGCACCCTCTATTAAAGAGGAAGATCTTTTTCTCTCATAGAGATTTCGACTGGATTTTAAATAGATATGAAGCAGGAGAAAAATTCTTTCTGTACACTGGTCGTGGTCCTTCAGGTCACACACATCTTGGTCACCTGATACCATGGATATTCACCAAGTACCTTCAAGAAGAGTTCGATGTAGAACTATACTTTCAAATGACAGATGATGAGAAGTTCCTTCATGATCCAAAGTTGAGCCTTGATGAGGCTACAGGTTATGCATATGAGAATGCTTTGGATGTTATCGCTTGTGGATTTGATCCAAAAAAAACCTTCATCTTCATAGACACAGAATATGCAAAAACTCTTTACAAGATAGCCACAAAATTTGCCAAGCATGTAACCTTTTCAACAGTGAAAGCTGCCTTTGGATTTGATGTAAGTACGAATATCGGGTTGATCTTCTTCCCTTCAATACAAGCTGCTCCTTGCTTCTTCCCATCGGTACTTAAAGGGAAGAACACCCCGTGTTTGATACCTGCAGCTATAGATCAATCCGTTTATTGGAGAGTCGCTCGTGATGTAGCACCAAAATTGAGTTTCTACAAACCTGCAGAGATACATTCAAAGTTCTTCCCGAGCCTCATGAAGGGAGGAAAGATGAGTGCAAGTGAGCCAGAGTCTGCGATATTCACTGTAGATTCACCAGAGTTGGCCGAAAGTAAGATAATGAATGCTTTTACGGGTGGACAGGCAACAATAAAAGAGCAGAAAGAGAAAGGTGGCAATCCAGAAATCTGTCCAATTTACCATTACTACAGTATCTTATTTGAGTGGGATGAGAAGAAGATGGCTGAAATTTACGAAAACTGCAAGAATGGTTGTCTAATCTGCGGGGATGATAAACAAAGGTTAGCAGAAAAGGTCAGGTCTTTTCTCATTGAGCACCAGAAAAAAAGAGAGAAGGCAAGAGATATAATTGATGATTTCATCTTGAGGGATCCTTCATAG